The DNA window TCCCTCACCGCGAATATCCCCTATAAGATTATGATTAATCAGGGATATATAACCATCCTCAAGGTATTCTTGTTCTTGCAGCGTCCGCTTAGCGCCTCTTTCCTGCCGATACGGAAAAATAACGCGCCGGAGAGTCGCCGAAGGCTTTGCGAAACATGGCGATAAAGTTGCTCGGCGAGGCATACCCCAGCGCTTCAGCGATCTGCAACACCGTTTCGCCTTCGGCCAGCTTCGCCAATGCATGTGACAACCGGGCCTGCTGACGCCACTGGGCAAAACTCAATCCCGTTTCGCCGATCATCAGCCGCCGCAGGGTGCGCGGCGACATCGCGCCCCATTCGGCCCATGCCTCCAGCGTGCGCTCGCTCCCCGGCTGCGCCAGCAAGGCCTGCAGAACGCCGGCCAGGCGCGGATGAGACGACATCGGCAAATGCAGCGGCTCCGTCGGCGCCAGACGTATCTCGTCCCGCATCACCTGCGCCATGCGATCCTGCTCCTGGGTCAGCAGGCTGCGCTTGTCCCAGCCTTCCGCACGCTGAGCCAGCGCCTGCAGCACGGCGCTGATGCCGATAACGCAGGGTTTATTCGCCAAATCGGTGCAGGCCTCCGGCGCCAGCAACAGGCTCCAGCCGCTCAGCGCACCGCAGACCTGCACCCGGTGCTCCGTCGCCGGCGGGATCCAACCCGCCCGCCCCGGCGGCAGCACCCAATCGCCTTGCGCCGTTCGCACATGCAGCAAACCGCTTTCAACGCACAGCAGCTGACCGCGGACATGCTGATGCCAGTCGTATTCACGCGTGCCCAACCGATACTCCCGGCCCGCCGCATCGCGGCCGCCAAGGGCGATCAGCCAGGGGCCCGCCGGCCATTCGCTGCAGTCCGCGTCGGTAAAATGAGGGTTATCGTTCATATTGGCCACTCATCACTATTTTTAGTCCAGATACCGTTATATCAACCTTTTCCCGCACCGACATAATGAAATGCTTCCGGCCGCTACCGTCTACGGCCACTGACTCACGAGGGAACAGGATGACTACACTCAACATTGGCATTATCGGCGCCGGGCCCGGCGGGCTGTGTCTGGCTCAGGGGCTGCGCCGCTACGGCATCCACGCCACGGTGTTTGAACGCGACACCACACCGCAGGCGCGCGATCAGGGTTACCGGCTGCGTATCGATCCTTCGGGCCAGCAGGCGCTGGCCGCCTGCCTGCCGCCGGCGCACTATCGGTTGCTCTGCGCCAGCAGCGCGCAAAACAGCGGCGAGAGCAATCTGTGGGATCCGCAGCTTGCTCCGCTTAACGATCGCCGCCCCAAACACTGGCTGCCTTCCAGCCAGCAGCCCATGCAAGAACCAAACGGCGATCTCGGCGTTCATCGGCAAACGCTGCGCGAAATCCTACTCGCCGGTCTGCAAGATCGGGTGCGCTTCGGCTATACCCTGCGTGAGTTTGCACAAACGTCACAGGGTGTGGAACTTCAATTCGCCAACGGCGAGCAAGTGCGGGTCGATGTGCTGATCGCCGCCGACGGCGTCAACTCGCTGGTGCGGCGGCGCTGCCTGCCCGAGGCGGGGCCCGAAGATAGCGGCGTGGTCACCCTCTATGGCAAAACGCCGCTCAACGCGGCGACCCGGGCCCAATTGGCCCCCGAATTGCTGCGCGGCGTGTCGGTTGTCTTCGCCGACGGCTTGTCGCTGGTGATTGAACCGATGCGCTTTCAGGCGCCCATGGCGCAGCTGGCGGCCGACTACGCGCCCGATTGCCGCCTCACGCCGGTCGACGACTATCTTTATTGGGCCTGTATCGGATCGGCTGAACGGCTCGGCGGGCCGGCACGGGCGGAGGGGGCCGCAGCGCTGCAGGCGCGCGTACGGCATATTTCGCAGGGATGGGCGCCCGCCTTGCAAACGGCGTTAGCGCTGACGGAGCCCCAGTCGCTCAGCGTGCGGGCGGTG is part of the Serratia surfactantfaciens genome and encodes:
- a CDS encoding AraC family transcriptional regulator, whose translation is MNDNPHFTDADCSEWPAGPWLIALGGRDAAGREYRLGTREYDWHQHVRGQLLCVESGLLHVRTAQGDWVLPPGRAGWIPPATEHRVQVCGALSGWSLLLAPEACTDLANKPCVIGISAVLQALAQRAEGWDKRSLLTQEQDRMAQVMRDEIRLAPTEPLHLPMSSHPRLAGVLQALLAQPGSERTLEAWAEWGAMSPRTLRRLMIGETGLSFAQWRQQARLSHALAKLAEGETVLQIAEALGYASPSNFIAMFRKAFGDSPARYFSVSAGKRR
- a CDS encoding FAD-dependent oxidoreductase; amino-acid sequence: MTTLNIGIIGAGPGGLCLAQGLRRYGIHATVFERDTTPQARDQGYRLRIDPSGQQALAACLPPAHYRLLCASSAQNSGESNLWDPQLAPLNDRRPKHWLPSSQQPMQEPNGDLGVHRQTLREILLAGLQDRVRFGYTLREFAQTSQGVELQFANGEQVRVDVLIAADGVNSLVRRRCLPEAGPEDSGVVTLYGKTPLNAATRAQLAPELLRGVSVVFADGLSLVIEPMRFQAPMAQLAADYAPDCRLTPVDDYLYWACIGSAERLGGPARAEGAAALQARVRHISQGWAPALQTALALTEPQSLSVRAVQVTKAIPVWHSERIAFLGDAVHAMSPAGGLGANSALADAASLAMHLAQADSAAQALRDYSQGLQVRGAAAIRLSRLASERLLQSSEIGNSP